From Planococcus halocryophilus, the proteins below share one genomic window:
- a CDS encoding methylmalonyl-CoA mutase family protein, whose product MTIESMKNTKFPTHTYSEWQQAAEKAIKGKSFEETLKTPTIEDVTLEPLYTKDMLDQLGSYVPAQVAAIQHGKHQPSWLVSQEVTADSADEYLTLMKDDLLRGNETVVYTGFRKFEWTDEQLNELAKLLVEYPLYFKVSGDDQNVLRVFDFIAPEKRSQLQGVIFSEEPVNAPENVRTRLVDTIPIHHAGGTAVHELGVALSILSEQMIDADFTKSAKNTWIRFAVDTQFFQEIAKLRAFRVLWQAFCSAYGDETPTIPVFTETSVRSYSKLDPYVNLLRAGNSTFAAVLGGTDAHTVHPHDFLTESDLSSRRIARNVQLVIKEEAHVSHVVDPSAGSYFIETLTKEYVEAAWNYFLEIENIGGYSEAVKSGWLTDDIQAKWIEREQNVATRKQSLIGTNIYANPQETVKNVKTDDSHIEYMTAKRLAIPFEKLRAKSKATNLKSAIILLEPLKSIKAQVDFVSGFLAVGGIRAKVSGHLQTAEEINLFLKNESLDYAVFCGSKQAIASIVPALNTQTSIDLAGKYTREQLAEWQQYGIKDTIYSGKHITSKLEKILALGKEAQ is encoded by the coding sequence TTGACAATCGAATCGATGAAAAACACAAAATTTCCAACTCATACATATAGTGAATGGCAACAAGCAGCTGAAAAAGCGATTAAAGGAAAGTCTTTTGAAGAAACTTTGAAAACGCCTACAATTGAAGATGTTACACTTGAACCTTTATACACGAAAGACATGCTTGATCAATTAGGGAGCTATGTACCCGCTCAAGTTGCAGCTATACAACATGGCAAACATCAACCGAGCTGGCTAGTTTCTCAAGAAGTAACAGCAGACTCTGCAGACGAATATTTAACCTTAATGAAAGACGATCTATTGCGTGGAAATGAAACTGTCGTTTATACAGGTTTCCGTAAATTTGAATGGACAGACGAACAATTAAACGAATTGGCCAAACTGCTTGTTGAGTACCCGCTGTACTTTAAAGTGTCGGGAGATGACCAAAATGTTTTACGGGTTTTTGATTTTATCGCTCCAGAAAAACGATCACAACTACAAGGTGTAATCTTTTCTGAAGAACCAGTTAACGCGCCAGAAAACGTACGCACACGACTAGTGGATACCATTCCTATTCATCATGCAGGAGGAACAGCAGTACATGAACTAGGAGTTGCACTCAGTATTTTGTCAGAACAAATGATCGATGCTGACTTTACTAAAAGCGCTAAAAATACGTGGATTCGTTTTGCAGTGGATACTCAATTTTTCCAAGAAATTGCTAAATTACGTGCATTCCGTGTATTGTGGCAAGCTTTTTGCTCAGCATATGGGGATGAAACGCCAACGATTCCTGTATTTACAGAAACGTCAGTTCGTTCTTATTCAAAGCTTGACCCTTATGTCAATTTACTGCGAGCAGGAAATTCAACGTTTGCAGCAGTTCTCGGTGGTACAGATGCGCATACCGTACATCCGCATGATTTTTTGACAGAGTCTGATTTATCGAGCCGTCGTATTGCGCGTAATGTGCAACTAGTGATCAAAGAAGAAGCTCATGTATCGCATGTTGTAGACCCTTCTGCAGGTTCGTATTTTATCGAAACATTAACGAAAGAATATGTTGAAGCGGCATGGAATTATTTCTTGGAGATTGAAAATATTGGCGGCTATTCTGAAGCTGTTAAATCAGGATGGCTGACAGATGATATTCAAGCAAAATGGATCGAGCGAGAACAAAATGTAGCGACACGTAAACAATCGCTTATTGGTACGAATATTTATGCGAATCCACAAGAAACCGTTAAAAATGTTAAAACAGATGACAGTCACATAGAATACATGACAGCTAAACGATTAGCGATACCTTTTGAAAAGCTTCGTGCGAAAAGCAAAGCAACAAACTTAAAATCAGCAATTATTTTATTGGAACCATTAAAAAGTATTAAAGCTCAAGTTGATTTTGTATCTGGATTTCTTGCGGTGGGCGGAATTAGAGCGAAGGTAAGTGGCCATTTACAGACTGCTGAAGAAATCAATTTATTCTTAAAAAATGAAAGTCTGGATTATGCGGTGTTTTGCGGGTCGAAACAAGCGATTGCTAGCATAGTTCCAGCGTTAAATACTCAAACAAGTATTGATCTTGCCGGTAAGTATACGAGAGAACAATTAGCTGAATGGCAACAATATGGTATTAAAGACACAATTTATTCTGGCAAACACATTACTTCCAAGCTTGAGAAAATTCTTGCTTTAGGAAAGGAGGCGCAATAA
- the prli42 gene encoding stressosome-associated protein Prli42: MRNAAFRKFIVYAMIGIMLLSSFMFGLSFVL; encoded by the coding sequence ATGAGAAACGCTGCATTCCGTAAGTTTATTGTTTATGCGATGATTGGTATTATGCTGTTATCAAGCTTTATGTTTGGCTTGAGCTTTGTACTTTAA
- the scpA gene encoding methylmalonyl-CoA mutase: MTKPDFSKITLNDLAVAAKTVEHQNPFTTNEGIDIKQSYTKEDIEFLEESMPGFAPNLRGPYPTMYVSRPWTVRQYAGFSTAEESNAFYRRNLAMGQKGLSVAFDLATHRGYDSDHERVVGDVGKAGVAIDSVEDMKILFDGIPLDQMSVSMTMNGAVVPIMAFFIVAAEEQGVSPDKLAGTIQNDILKEYMVRNTYIYPPAMSMQIIADIFKYTSNHMQKFNSISISGYHIQEAGATADLELAYTLADGLEYVRTGLKAGIDIDHFAPRLSFFWGIGMNYFMEVAKMRAGREIWAKMMKTFNPKNDKALALRTHSQTSGWSLTEQDPFNNVTRTLIEANAAAMGHTQSLHTNALDEAIALPTDFSARIARNTQLFLQEETMMTNVIDPWGGSYYVESLTKELVEKAWELIEEVEELGGMAKAIETGLPKMRIEEAAAKKQAQIDSNEETIIGVNRYRLDQEDPIDILNIDNTMVRKTQIERLDRMKANRDGEKVSASLEKLTLAAQSGEDNILACAIEAARHRASLGEISDAIEKASGRHKAVIRSVSGVYSSNFSNQQEMEIVKEMTEDFIENEGRRPRILIAKMGQDGHDRGAKVIATAFADLGFDVDIGPLFQTPAETAQQAVENDVHVIGVSSLAAGHMTLVPDLKAELAKIGREDILIVVGGVIPAQDYEFLRNNGASAIFGPGTVIPVAAQKVIEEIYVQLGYEEVAD; this comes from the coding sequence ATGACTAAGCCCGATTTTTCCAAAATAACGTTAAATGATTTAGCCGTTGCAGCTAAGACGGTCGAACATCAAAATCCTTTTACTACAAATGAAGGCATTGATATTAAGCAAAGTTATACAAAAGAAGATATCGAATTTCTAGAAGAAAGTATGCCAGGATTTGCGCCTAACTTACGTGGACCTTATCCGACGATGTACGTATCACGTCCGTGGACCGTGCGCCAATATGCTGGGTTCTCAACAGCAGAAGAAAGTAATGCCTTTTACCGCCGAAACTTAGCGATGGGACAAAAAGGCTTGTCTGTAGCGTTCGACTTGGCAACGCATCGTGGCTATGATTCAGATCATGAGCGAGTTGTTGGAGACGTAGGAAAAGCTGGTGTTGCAATCGATAGCGTAGAAGATATGAAAATATTGTTTGATGGCATTCCGTTAGATCAAATGTCTGTTTCCATGACGATGAACGGTGCAGTTGTTCCGATTATGGCGTTCTTTATCGTAGCAGCTGAAGAGCAAGGCGTGTCTCCTGATAAATTAGCAGGAACAATTCAAAACGATATTTTAAAAGAATATATGGTACGCAATACATATATTTATCCTCCAGCAATGTCTATGCAAATTATTGCGGATATTTTTAAATATACATCTAACCATATGCAGAAATTTAACTCGATTTCTATTTCTGGCTACCACATTCAAGAAGCAGGCGCGACAGCGGACCTTGAGCTAGCTTATACACTTGCAGATGGTCTTGAGTACGTTCGTACTGGCCTTAAAGCAGGTATAGATATCGATCATTTTGCACCACGTTTGTCGTTTTTCTGGGGCATTGGGATGAATTATTTCATGGAAGTCGCGAAAATGCGAGCAGGACGTGAAATTTGGGCGAAAATGATGAAGACGTTTAATCCGAAAAACGATAAAGCCCTCGCTTTACGTACGCATTCGCAAACATCGGGTTGGAGTTTAACAGAACAAGATCCGTTTAATAATGTTACGCGCACATTAATTGAAGCGAATGCGGCGGCCATGGGTCATACGCAATCACTTCATACCAATGCGCTTGACGAAGCGATAGCGTTGCCAACAGATTTTTCTGCACGAATTGCACGTAATACGCAATTATTTCTTCAAGAAGAAACGATGATGACAAATGTCATTGACCCCTGGGGTGGATCGTATTATGTTGAATCCCTAACAAAAGAATTAGTAGAAAAAGCGTGGGAACTGATAGAAGAAGTTGAAGAACTTGGTGGCATGGCAAAAGCGATTGAAACCGGCTTGCCGAAAATGCGCATCGAAGAAGCAGCAGCAAAAAAACAAGCGCAAATCGATTCGAATGAAGAAACCATTATCGGTGTTAACCGTTATCGTTTAGATCAAGAAGATCCAATCGATATTTTAAATATAGATAATACAATGGTTCGAAAAACGCAAATTGAGCGACTAGATCGCATGAAAGCAAATCGCGATGGTGAAAAAGTGTCAGCGTCGCTAGAAAAATTAACGCTAGCCGCTCAAAGTGGAGAAGACAATATTTTGGCTTGTGCCATTGAAGCAGCACGACACCGAGCATCTCTTGGTGAAATTTCCGATGCCATCGAGAAAGCATCTGGAAGACATAAGGCGGTGATTCGTTCAGTGAGTGGTGTTTATAGTTCGAATTTTTCTAACCAGCAAGAAATGGAAATCGTTAAAGAAATGACTGAAGACTTTATTGAAAACGAAGGACGCCGGCCACGTATTTTGATCGCTAAAATGGGTCAAGATGGTCATGACCGTGGTGCGAAAGTAATTGCGACTGCTTTTGCCGACTTGGGCTTTGACGTTGATATCGGCCCGTTGTTCCAAACACCTGCAGAAACAGCTCAACAAGCAGTGGAAAATGATGTACACGTTATTGGTGTGAGTTCGCTTGCGGCGGGTCACATGACACTAGTACCAGACTTGAAAGCGGAACTCGCGAAAATTGGTCGGGAAGATATATTGATTGTTGTTGGTGGAGTTATCCCTGCACAAGATTACGAGTTTTTACGTAATAATGGAGCGAGTGCTATTTTTGGTCCTGGTACGGTTATTCCAGTCGCTGCACAAAAAGTAATTGAAGAAATTTATGTGCAACTTGGTTATGAGGAAGTGGCTGACTGA
- the mce gene encoding methylmalonyl-CoA epimerase, with protein sequence MEKVDHIGIAVRDLNAVLPYYTETLGLPLMKIEEVESQNVRVAFIDAGNVKLELLEPMAEESAIFKFLEKKGEGIHHIAFGVVGIEERMEELREKGVQLLNDKPKPGAGGAMVAFLHPKSSNGVLYELCEKE encoded by the coding sequence ATGGAAAAAGTAGATCATATCGGAATTGCTGTACGGGATTTGAATGCTGTGCTTCCATATTACACGGAGACACTCGGCCTCCCGCTTATGAAAATTGAAGAAGTGGAATCTCAAAACGTACGTGTGGCATTTATTGATGCCGGCAACGTCAAATTAGAGTTGCTCGAACCAATGGCTGAAGAAAGCGCTATCTTCAAATTTTTAGAGAAAAAAGGTGAAGGCATTCACCATATTGCTTTTGGTGTCGTTGGAATCGAAGAGCGAATGGAAGAACTGCGTGAAAAAGGCGTACAGCTATTGAACGACAAGCCGAAACCTGGAGCAGGCGGAGCGATGGTAGCTTTTTTGCATCCGAAATCATCAAACGGGGTATTATACGAACTTTGTGAAAAAGAGTGA
- a CDS encoding aromatic acid exporter family protein: MKLNLKPYSIGYRTMKTALGVAIAIYLAQLLQLDYYVSAGILTILCIQPTKKKSIRAAFSRFIASLIGIVFALIFFEGIAYHPIIIGVLIVLFIPLLVTLRFQDGFVSSSVILMHIYDAKNLSFDLLTNEIALMMVGFGTALAVNMYMPSIEKKLENYRYEIEGLYASIFREIAVYLRERESLWSGKELMDARKLLEKAKALAYQDVENHITRHENKYYHYFEMREQQLEIIERILPKITALPVIVDQTDLVADFLEDLSEHVHSGNTAYRYISKLDKVKENFAELPLPNSHEKFLAMAELYQVIHEMEAYLEIKQSYKGFHTRKAEVPV; encoded by the coding sequence ATGAAATTGAATTTAAAGCCATATTCAATTGGGTATCGCACAATGAAAACTGCGTTAGGTGTAGCAATTGCTATTTATTTAGCGCAATTGTTGCAACTTGATTATTATGTATCTGCCGGAATTTTGACGATTCTTTGCATTCAACCAACGAAAAAAAAGTCGATTCGTGCGGCGTTTTCTCGTTTTATTGCCAGTTTAATCGGCATTGTTTTTGCGCTCATCTTTTTTGAAGGAATTGCATATCACCCGATTATCATAGGTGTCCTCATTGTTCTTTTTATCCCGTTATTGGTTACATTGCGATTTCAAGATGGCTTCGTCTCAAGTTCAGTTATTTTGATGCATATTTATGATGCCAAAAATCTAAGTTTCGATTTGTTAACCAATGAAATAGCGTTAATGATGGTTGGTTTTGGAACAGCATTAGCAGTCAATATGTATATGCCGAGTATTGAGAAAAAGCTAGAAAATTATCGCTATGAAATTGAAGGGTTGTACGCCTCTATTTTTCGTGAAATTGCTGTTTACTTACGTGAAAGAGAATCGTTATGGAGCGGCAAGGAGTTAATGGATGCGAGAAAGTTATTAGAAAAGGCAAAAGCACTTGCCTATCAAGACGTTGAAAATCACATTACGCGTCATGAAAACAAATACTATCATTATTTTGAAATGCGTGAACAGCAACTTGAAATTATTGAACGCATCTTACCAAAAATCACAGCTTTGCCGGTCATTGTAGACCAAACCGACTTGGTTGCAGATTTTTTAGAAGATTTATCGGAACATGTACACTCAGGCAATACCGCTTATCGTTATATTTCAAAGCTGGATAAAGTAAAAGAAAACTTTGCTGAGCTACCACTGCCAAACAGCCACGAAAAATTCCTAGCAATGGCTGAGTTATATCAAGTCATTCACGAAATGGAAGCCTATTTAGAAATCAAACAATCCTACAAAGGGTTTCATACAAGAAAAGCGGAAGTGCCTGTTTAG
- a CDS encoding dihydrolipoamide acetyltransferase family protein, producing the protein MAIENIKMPQLGESVTEGTIEKWLVQPGDHVNKYDPLAEVNTDKVTAEVPSSFTGIIKELIASEGETLAVGEIVCTIETEGGSAAAVEEEKPATEEKPVDKKEESKTSSTPVKPSGAKGRYSPAVLRLAQDHDIDLAQVEGSGNEGRITRKDLMKLIDSGNIPKAGDAPAAQAAPTQQEQPAAQPSAPAAPKAASAPIESAPGDIEIPVSGVRKAIAANMLKSKHEAPHAWMMIEVDVTNLVQYRDSIKGEFKKKEGFNITYFTFFVKAVSQALKEFPMMNSMWAGDKIIQKKDINISIAVASDSALFVPVIKNSDEKSVKGIGKEVNELALKARSGKLKSADMQGGTFTVNNTGSFGSVQSMGIINHPQAAIMQVESIVKRPVIMDNGMIAARDMVNLCLSLDHRVLDGLVCGQFLARVKEILENMSKENTSVY; encoded by the coding sequence TTGGCTATTGAAAACATAAAAATGCCTCAATTGGGCGAAAGTGTTACAGAAGGTACAATTGAAAAATGGCTCGTCCAGCCAGGCGACCATGTCAATAAATACGACCCGCTTGCTGAAGTCAATACAGATAAAGTAACAGCGGAAGTGCCATCTTCTTTCACAGGAATCATTAAAGAATTGATTGCTTCAGAAGGAGAAACTTTAGCGGTAGGTGAAATCGTTTGTACAATTGAGACAGAAGGCGGAAGCGCTGCAGCTGTCGAAGAAGAAAAACCTGCAACTGAAGAAAAACCAGTTGATAAAAAAGAAGAGTCAAAAACTTCTTCTACACCAGTGAAACCTTCTGGAGCAAAAGGACGCTATTCACCAGCTGTATTGCGTTTAGCTCAAGACCATGACATTGATTTAGCGCAAGTTGAGGGCTCAGGTAATGAAGGCCGCATCACGCGTAAAGATTTGATGAAGTTAATCGACAGCGGCAACATTCCGAAAGCTGGAGATGCTCCGGCAGCTCAAGCGGCTCCGACACAACAAGAACAACCAGCTGCTCAACCGTCAGCTCCTGCTGCGCCTAAAGCTGCTTCTGCTCCAATTGAAAGCGCGCCTGGCGATATCGAAATTCCAGTCTCTGGCGTACGTAAAGCGATTGCGGCGAATATGCTGAAAAGTAAACATGAAGCTCCGCATGCATGGATGATGATTGAAGTAGATGTAACAAATCTAGTTCAGTACCGCGACTCCATTAAAGGCGAATTCAAGAAAAAAGAAGGCTTTAACATTACGTATTTCACTTTCTTCGTTAAAGCTGTTTCACAAGCTTTAAAAGAATTCCCGATGATGAACTCCATGTGGGCTGGCGATAAAATTATCCAGAAAAAAGATATTAATATTTCAATCGCTGTAGCTTCTGACAGTGCCCTGTTTGTACCGGTTATCAAAAATTCTGATGAAAAATCAGTTAAAGGGATCGGCAAAGAAGTAAACGAATTGGCGCTTAAAGCACGTTCTGGTAAATTGAAATCTGCTGATATGCAAGGTGGTACATTTACGGTTAATAATACTGGATCGTTTGGTTCTGTTCAGTCGATGGGGATTATCAATCATCCACAAGCTGCCATTATGCAAGTCGAGTCAATCGTAAAACGTCCTGTAATTATGGACAACGGAATGATTGCTGCCCGTGATATGGTAAACCTTTGTTTATCACTAGATCACCGAGTTCTTGACGGTCTTGTTTGCGGTCAATTCTTGGCACGTGTTAAAGAAATTTTAGAAAATATGTCAAAAGAAAATACATCTGTTTATTAA
- the meaB gene encoding methylmalonyl Co-A mutase-associated GTPase MeaB, translating into MSHEKNSRRVMEGVHEAHDGMKTLPRKKFKKPDSGKLDIQEIAQGVKSGSRLYLGKAITLLESSNPEHKQNGQELLNQLLPDTGNSLRLGITGVPGAGKSTFIETFGEMLTSLGHRVAVLAIDPSSSLTGGSILGDKTRMEQLARNPKAFIRPSPTAGTLGGVHKKTRETMLLCEAAGYDIILVETVGVGQSETLVRGMVDMFLLLVLTGAGDELQGMKKGILELADAIVVHKADGENARLAKKTVAEYKQMLHFLQPATESWTTKPIAASSLESTGIPDVWQMIQEFETAVKDSGYWKKRRQEQTKDWFRSMITDELHSRFFEDASRRELVKVLENQVLNDELTVAQAIVRLFE; encoded by the coding sequence ATGAGCCACGAAAAAAACTCCAGGCGTGTAATGGAAGGTGTTCATGAAGCGCATGATGGCATGAAAACTTTGCCACGGAAAAAGTTTAAAAAACCCGATTCCGGTAAACTGGATATTCAAGAAATTGCGCAAGGGGTTAAAAGTGGATCGCGTCTGTATCTTGGAAAAGCGATTACTTTACTGGAAAGTTCAAATCCTGAACATAAACAAAATGGCCAAGAACTATTAAATCAATTGTTACCTGACACGGGCAATAGTTTACGCCTCGGCATTACAGGTGTTCCGGGAGCGGGGAAAAGTACGTTTATCGAAACCTTTGGTGAAATGTTAACGAGTCTTGGTCATCGTGTAGCAGTGCTAGCAATTGATCCAAGCTCTTCACTGACGGGTGGCAGTATACTTGGTGACAAAACCCGTATGGAACAGCTCGCACGCAATCCGAAAGCCTTTATCCGACCTTCTCCAACTGCTGGTACACTTGGTGGAGTGCATAAGAAGACGCGTGAAACAATGTTATTATGTGAAGCGGCAGGATATGATATTATTCTGGTGGAAACAGTAGGTGTCGGTCAAAGTGAAACTTTGGTTCGCGGAATGGTTGATATGTTCTTGTTGCTCGTTTTAACGGGAGCGGGAGACGAGTTACAAGGTATGAAAAAAGGGATACTAGAATTGGCGGATGCAATTGTTGTTCATAAAGCAGACGGGGAAAATGCGCGTTTGGCCAAAAAGACAGTTGCTGAATATAAACAAATGCTGCATTTTCTACAGCCTGCGACAGAAAGTTGGACTACTAAGCCAATTGCCGCTTCTTCTCTTGAAAGTACTGGCATTCCAGATGTTTGGCAAATGATTCAAGAGTTTGAAACAGCGGTGAAAGATAGTGGTTATTGGAAAAAGCGCCGCCAAGAACAAACAAAAGACTGGTTCCGCTCGATGATTACAGACGAACTTCATAGCCGCTTTTTTGAAGATGCCAGTCGCAGGGAATTGGTCAAAGTACTGGAAAATCAAGTGCTCAATGATGAATTGACGGTAGCTCAAGCGATTGTGCGACTTTTTGAGTAG
- a CDS encoding BrxA/BrxB family bacilliredoxin has translation MSMDFNFLMNDIATQARQELIDGGYTQLETAEDVNEAFSKEGTSLVMINSVCGCAGGIARPAALHSIHYDKRPDNLFTVFAGQDKEATAQARAIFGDDHLPSSPSFVFLKDGKMVDEIGRHEIEGHDPMSVITHIQAIFEQHCDEV, from the coding sequence ATGAGCATGGATTTTAACTTCCTGATGAACGATATAGCAACACAAGCACGCCAGGAATTGATTGATGGTGGATATACACAGTTGGAAACAGCTGAAGATGTGAACGAAGCTTTTTCTAAAGAAGGAACTAGCCTTGTTATGATTAACTCTGTATGTGGGTGTGCCGGCGGTATCGCTCGTCCAGCTGCATTACATTCGATTCATTACGATAAACGCCCAGATAACTTGTTTACGGTTTTTGCCGGACAAGATAAAGAAGCAACTGCACAAGCGCGTGCGATTTTTGGGGATGACCACTTGCCATCTTCGCCATCTTTCGTTTTCTTAAAAGACGGGAAAATGGTTGATGAAATTGGCCGTCACGAAATTGAAGGTCATGATCCAATGTCTGTTATTACGCATATTCAAGCAATATTCGAACAGCATTGCGACGAAGTTTAA